From Oncorhynchus masou masou isolate Uvic2021 chromosome 7, UVic_Omas_1.1, whole genome shotgun sequence, one genomic window encodes:
- the LOC135542897 gene encoding cilia- and flagella-associated protein 47-like yields MVPEEALLCERGMVPEEALLVVFQSELVGEFWYQLDLLAQPPVLTTLPQSSCELGKWTRLYIPLVNPTDETLELGMVNSNPRNFTLELDTSRPLIIAPHSSTQIPVRFSPSTIGAGNHTAKISFTCSQLKHWSFQLCGEGLTPGRMEPLSVASPVGSHSSIILPFRNPTEHPALLHLRLTDEEPGQKRSSQSFICDRKVFCIPLKQTQGVRVSAGASVDIPVVFAPDSMQLHQAWLLVQLEPLFNLPRLDSPLTTVQRDKCVEVEKDRVRLVCWVYPIHGIPEAPPEPSHPAVIECEARGRVEERVEVLLTGCVPGSSVSNTDTTLIRAPSSVSNTDTPLIRAPSSASNTDTTLIRALSSVSNTDTTLIRAPSSVSNTDTTLIRALSSVSNTDTTLIRAPSSASNTDTTLIRAPSSVSNTDTPLIRAPSSASNTDTTLISAPSSAGFRLAPEDFLCEVCYNSDAERSQLEGCVTLSLLNCHRDPDSGIVSLTINLIFTPYKPLRCSAVLAVQCLTGGLWKFPISLISTEPQVDDVITINAAGLHKTSAVGFRLTSQTRYPEPFTAGFLPGAGSEFQVCPSSGELLPVGSAGTLLTVSFTPSMYSKRHHATLLVQTADMQWTYEVKGTTPAYTPPHSASYNGNTSSRELPPTDVRQRNFVSRNLHLPATANSSPIKHRDSASQIR; encoded by the exons ATGGTTCCGGAGGAGGCTCTCCTGTGTGAGAGAGGCATGGTTCCGGAGGAGGCTCTCCT TGTGGTCTTCCAGTCGGAGCTGGTGGGAGAGTTCTGGTACCAACTGGACCTGCTGGCCCAACCTCCTGTCCTCACCACCTTACCACAGAGCAGCTGTGAACTGGGaaa GTGGACCAGGCTGTACATCCCACTGGTCAACCCCACAGACGAGACACTGGAGCTGGGGATGGTCAACAGCAACCCTCGCAATTTCACCCTGGAGCTGGACACCAGCAGACCA CTCATCATAGCACCACACTCGTCCACCCAGATTCCTGTCCGTTTCAGCCCATCAACCATCGGAGCTGGAAACCACACAGCCAAGATCTCCTTCACCTGCTCTCAG TTGAAACACTGGAGCTTCCAGCTGTGTGGTGAAGGCCTGACCCCTGGGAGGATGGAGCCTCTGTCTGTAGCCTCCCCTGTGGGATCTCATTCCTCCATCATCCTCCCCTTCAGGAACCCCACTGAACACCCAGCCCTGCTGCACCTCAGACTCACAG ACGAGGAGCCCGGTCAGAAGAGATCAAGCCAGTCCTTCATCTGTGACAGGAAAGTGTTCTGCATCCCCCTCAAACAGACACAAG GTGTGCGTGTGTCTGCGGGGGCCAGTGTGGACATTCCTGTGGTGTTTGCCCCTGACTCCATGCAACTGCACCAGGCCTGGCTCCTGGTTCAGCTAGAGCCCCTCTTCAACCTCCCCCGCCTGGACTCACCACTCACCACGGTCCAGAGGGACAA gtgtgtgGAGGTAGAGAAGGACCGGGTGCGTTTGGTCTGCTGGGTCTACCCCATCCATGGCATCCCAGAGGCCCCTCCTGAACCCTCTCATCCAGCGGTGATAGAATGTGAGGCTCGCGGtcgagtggaggagagagtggaggtgCTGTTGACGGGATGTGTTCCTGGCTCCTCCGTCAGCAACACAGACACAACTCTCATCAGGGCCCCCTCCTCTGTCAGCAACACAGACACACCTCTCATCAGGGCCCCCTCCTCCGCCAGCAACACAGACACAACTCTCATCAGGGCCCTCTCCTCCGTCAGCAACACAGACACAACTCTCATCAGGGCCCCCTCCTCCGTCAGCAACACAGACACAACTCTCATCAGGGCCCTCTCCTCCGTCAGCAACACAGACACAACTCTCATCAGGGCCCCCTCCTCCGCCAGCAACACAGACACAACTCTCATCAGGGCCCCCTCCTCTGTCAGCAACACAGACACACCTCTCATCAGGGCCCCCTCCTCCGCCAGCAACACAGACACAACTCTCATCAGCGCCCCCTCCTCAG CAGGCTTCAGGCTGGCTCCAGAAGACTTCCTATGTGAGGTGTGTTATAACAGTGATGCTGAGCGGTCCCAGCTGGAGGGCTGTGTAACCCTGTCTCTACTGAACTGTCACAGAGACCCCGACTCTGGCATCGTCTCTCTCACCATCAACCTCATCTTCACGCCTTACAAACCTCTCAG gTGTTCAGCTGTGCTGGCGGTTCAGTGTTTGACAGGTGGGCTCTGGAAGTTTCCCATCAGCCTCATCTCCACCGAGCCGCAGGTTGATGACGTCATCACCATTAACGCTGCAGGGCTGCACAAGACCTCTGCTGTGGGCTTCAGACTGACCAGCCAGACCAg GTACCCAGAGCCGTTCACAGCAGGGTTCCTGCCAGGTGCGGGCAGTGAGTTCCAGGTGTGTCCCTCCTCAGGTGAGCTCCTCCCAGTGGGGTCAGCCGGTACCCTCCTCACAgtctccttcaccccctccaTGTACAGCAAGAGACACCACGCTACGCTGCTGGTCCAG ACAGCAGACATGCAGTGGACGTACGAGGTGAAAGGAACCACGCCTGCTTACACCCCACCCCACTCTGCCTCCTACAATGGGAACACCTCTTCCAGGGAACTCCCTCCCACTGATGTCCGCCAGAGGAACTTTGTGTCCCGGAACCTTCATCTCCCAGCCACGGCTAACTCCTCCCCCATCAAACACAGAGACTCCGCCTCGCAGATCAGATAG